The following proteins are co-located in the Halococcus hamelinensis 100A6 genome:
- a CDS encoding transporter permease, translated as MVEVTAIAILLVFLIFGALMMLEVIPTFIALGGMAIGIAAVGGLSVTTIFDTIIMDGSTRLAPAMMAAVFGGALGVLAEKQGILEDIVKTAAELGGDSPLVMAIALYTAVVIVATSISGLGAFILVATIIFPILISVGFPRETAGAITLLAYGNGIMLNPANWVYYQEVTGITLNSVIIWALPVAALAFVVGILYVFLKVRKPISSGSGTQAGVQETLAETIESGSSEASSTPKYALLAPIIPVVLVIGGVTNVFVAFIIGILYAALFSQPGLEGFKNFGNTLRLITQSFHEGIERVAPAIALMLAIGWLLVAVFSDPIAQSMEPFLRQVVPQNMVLYAVMFAVLAPLALYRGPLNLWGLGSGIIGVLAAIGFRPELITTTAVSALRVQAPGDPTNTHNAWAAEELGVNVNDITKDILPYIWVIAAGGVIVSVYFFGM; from the coding sequence ATGGTAGAAGTCACAGCCATCGCGATACTGTTAGTGTTCCTTATCTTCGGGGCGCTAATGATGCTGGAGGTCATTCCGACCTTCATCGCACTGGGAGGAATGGCAATCGGGATCGCGGCCGTGGGTGGGTTATCCGTCACCACCATCTTCGATACGATCATCATGGACGGGTCGACACGCTTGGCCCCGGCGATGATGGCAGCGGTCTTCGGTGGGGCGCTCGGAGTATTGGCCGAAAAACAAGGTATCCTCGAGGATATCGTGAAAACAGCAGCGGAACTGGGTGGGGACAGTCCACTGGTGATGGCTATCGCGTTGTACACGGCCGTCGTGATAGTGGCGACGAGCATCAGCGGCCTGGGTGCGTTCATCCTCGTCGCGACGATTATCTTCCCCATCCTGATCAGCGTCGGGTTCCCCCGAGAGACCGCGGGTGCGATAACCCTGCTCGCATACGGGAACGGAATCATGCTGAACCCCGCGAACTGGGTGTACTATCAGGAGGTGACCGGCATCACACTGAACAGCGTCATCATCTGGGCACTACCGGTGGCAGCGTTGGCCTTCGTGGTCGGGATCCTGTACGTTTTCTTGAAGGTCCGAAAACCCATTTCGAGCGGGAGTGGGACGCAAGCCGGCGTGCAAGAGACGCTTGCCGAAACCATCGAGAGTGGCTCGTCGGAGGCAAGCTCGACGCCGAAGTACGCGCTGCTCGCACCGATCATCCCCGTCGTGTTGGTGATCGGGGGTGTTACGAACGTCTTCGTGGCGTTCATCATCGGGATCCTGTATGCCGCGCTCTTCAGCCAGCCGGGATTGGAGGGCTTCAAGAACTTCGGAAACACGCTGCGCTTGATCACCCAAAGCTTCCACGAGGGGATCGAGCGGGTCGCACCGGCGATCGCGCTCATGCTCGCGATCGGGTGGTTGCTCGTGGCCGTGTTCTCCGATCCGATCGCCCAATCAATGGAGCCGTTCTTGCGACAGGTCGTCCCACAGAACATGGTCCTCTACGCGGTCATGTTCGCGGTCCTCGCGCCGCTGGCGCTGTACCGTGGGCCACTGAACTTGTGGGGCCTCGGCAGCGGCATCATCGGGGTACTGGCGGCCATCGGGTTCCGCCCAGAACTCATTACGACGACCGCCGTGAGTGCCCTCCGCGTCCAGGCACCGGGTGACCCGACGAACACCCACAACGCGTGGGCGGCAGAGGAGTTGGGTGTCAACGTCAACGACATTACCAAGGACATCCTTCCGTATATCTGGGTGATCGCTGCCGGCGGTGTCATCGTCTCGGTCTACTTCTTCGGGATGTAG
- a CDS encoding FAD-dependent oxidoreductase: MTSSYTTVVVGGTPGGIAAAVTAARQGVDTLLVTYNASLGGMMTGGLSYTDTMLKKHRTPIFAEWRSAVRDHYETEYGRDSESYARCEDGYIAEPHVGEQIFEALTEDTENLDIIREFYPSSVVRVGNQIKSVTFQSFVQSETVDVSGDIFIEATYEGDLMAVAGVSHRIGRESRSEHDEQFAGRLYTRTRGDRYYPQEAVGDGVDPSAPPDRRGPLDTPAEKNQGELDLVPHPAGISELHARSTGEGDQTIQAYNYRLCLTDDPEKRIHPSKPDGYDSSAYDETLEEVKRIGFRSTLRLRYLPNDKADMNTADLPGKNYDYPTADWSRRREIAAEHERHALGLLYFLQNDQAVPSDIQTEARNWGLASDEWEDNDNFPFQLYIREARRLDGQYTFSESDARHAPGLDRAPIHEDSISVIEYPLDSHACTDDRQAGSHPEGHFFASQVTRPAQFPYRSILPKQVDNMLVPVPASATHVGYGSIRLEPTWIHIGESTGYAAALAVEQDVPPSDVDVTRLQKRLVDDGVMISFFNDTNVDDDDPWSEPIQYLATKGFFSSYNADPESPLAQSTADQWISLTLDQLRGESNPMNAAKETNDRSPSEPISCTEFVSRLIGDLSLPERAKTRLQDIVSDQQTGLDDPVLRGNACCAIFHVLDRADGQHTITDPNL, encoded by the coding sequence ATGACTTCATCATACACTACCGTTGTGGTGGGTGGAACGCCTGGAGGTATCGCGGCTGCAGTTACCGCTGCACGACAAGGGGTAGATACGTTGTTGGTCACGTACAACGCCTCACTCGGCGGAATGATGACTGGTGGCCTGAGTTATACAGACACGATGCTCAAGAAACACCGCACCCCGATCTTCGCGGAGTGGCGCTCCGCCGTCAGAGACCATTATGAGACGGAATACGGGCGCGATTCCGAGTCGTACGCCCGCTGTGAGGACGGGTACATCGCGGAACCACACGTCGGCGAGCAGATATTCGAGGCGCTTACTGAGGACACGGAAAATCTCGACATCATACGAGAGTTCTACCCGTCCTCAGTCGTTCGAGTCGGTAACCAGATCAAATCCGTCACCTTCCAATCATTCGTCCAAAGCGAGACGGTGGACGTTAGTGGTGACATTTTCATCGAAGCAACATACGAAGGCGATCTAATGGCCGTTGCGGGGGTGTCTCATCGAATCGGACGAGAGAGCCGGAGCGAACACGACGAACAGTTCGCGGGCCGTCTCTATACTCGAACCAGGGGTGACCGATACTACCCCCAGGAGGCGGTTGGAGACGGCGTCGATCCGAGTGCACCACCTGATAGACGTGGACCGCTCGACACCCCTGCGGAGAAGAATCAAGGTGAACTCGACCTCGTGCCACACCCTGCCGGGATCTCCGAACTTCACGCACGGAGTACAGGGGAAGGTGACCAAACCATTCAGGCGTACAATTATCGGCTCTGCTTGACTGACGATCCGGAGAAGCGTATCCACCCATCAAAGCCGGACGGCTACGATAGTTCAGCGTACGACGAAACGCTAGAAGAGGTCAAGCGGATCGGATTTCGTTCAACGCTTCGGCTTCGGTACCTTCCCAACGACAAGGCAGACATGAATACGGCTGACTTGCCTGGGAAGAATTACGACTATCCTACTGCGGACTGGTCCCGGCGGAGGGAAATCGCAGCAGAACACGAACGCCACGCGCTTGGGCTGCTTTACTTCCTGCAGAACGACCAAGCCGTCCCATCCGATATCCAGACTGAAGCTCGAAACTGGGGGCTCGCATCCGATGAATGGGAAGACAACGACAACTTCCCTTTTCAGCTGTACATACGCGAGGCCAGACGGCTCGATGGGCAATACACGTTCTCGGAAAGTGATGCCCGCCACGCCCCGGGGCTTGACCGTGCGCCGATTCACGAGGACAGTATCAGCGTCATCGAGTACCCGCTTGACTCACACGCCTGTACAGACGACCGACAGGCTGGGAGTCATCCCGAAGGTCACTTCTTCGCCTCACAGGTCACCCGACCGGCACAGTTCCCATATCGGTCTATTCTTCCGAAGCAGGTCGACAATATGTTAGTTCCTGTCCCTGCCTCGGCGACCCATGTTGGGTATGGGTCGATTCGTCTGGAGCCAACCTGGATCCATATCGGAGAATCGACAGGCTATGCAGCGGCGCTGGCCGTCGAACAGGACGTTCCACCGTCGGATGTCGATGTGACGCGACTTCAAAAACGCCTCGTCGATGACGGGGTCATGATTTCCTTCTTCAACGATACGAACGTCGATGACGACGACCCCTGGTCCGAGCCGATACAGTACCTGGCTACGAAGGGATTCTTTTCATCTTACAACGCAGATCCTGAGTCACCGTTGGCACAAAGCACGGCCGACCAATGGATCTCATTGACCCTGGACCAGTTACGCGGAGAGTCGAATCCAATGAATGCAGCCAAGGAGACGAATGATCGCTCACCTTCGGAACCGATCTCTTGTACGGAGTTCGTCTCGAGATTGATAGGTGACCTATCGCTTCCTGAACGGGCTAAAACTCGGCTCCAAGACATAGTCAGTGATCAACAGACCGGGTTAGATGACCCCGTTCTGCGGGGCAATGCTTGCTGTGCAATATTTCACGTTTTAGATCGCGCGGACGGTCAACACACTATTACCGATCCCAATCTATAA
- a CDS encoding LamG-like jellyroll fold domain-containing protein — MEEKRGHSRRTALRAIGLSGVSLFTFGTSFIGKASAYGDDLQSYYELDDSTATDSSGNGNNGTVNGASPGARGVSNACFAFDGVNDTITVPHVLSGQPRGSYSVWVNAENLEMDRGILGDWSEGALTMWYDTVNDYWGFAARIGGTIRKVTGGSPTVGDWTHLVAAYDGAELKMYVDGTEVDSVTASGDFESESTIQMGSDTGDHNYWHGRVDEMRTYSLGLSANEVQELYENPGSGDLGDDDHVTDIHLTNRQLAFAPSAPSYSPGDEWIFPSIIETSKIDNPLGKYHLYCAPHGTPETKDGETVGIALFYSDTLNGTWTEYSGNPIIDPSDFSDASHISSPHALFADEYGKVLLYAHGSNDKTRWWYCNGGNGATFDYGGIAVENSMYSGSSETSYARVYDYSIPNRGNNYTMFFMANQSGTRHIRLAISDDGKDWTVDPDAVITPQPEHDGNVSSPFFFRYNGMYCLAFNASDGNTWVTEVGQDIDRENHLGILNPATDGTPDHGRCASPFFIRDDNGQLWFYYESGSRLNEAIAFAQMPDSADSTNLSLFELS, encoded by the coding sequence ATGGAAGAAAAGCGCGGCCATAGTCGTCGGACTGCATTGAGAGCTATCGGACTTAGTGGTGTGAGTCTATTCACATTCGGTACGTCGTTCATAGGCAAAGCGAGTGCGTATGGAGACGACCTACAATCGTACTACGAGCTTGATGATTCAACAGCGACCGACTCGTCCGGAAATGGTAATAACGGAACAGTAAACGGTGCGTCACCGGGAGCCAGGGGCGTCTCGAACGCCTGCTTTGCCTTTGACGGTGTCAACGACACCATCACAGTTCCCCACGTCCTATCGGGACAACCACGGGGCTCGTACTCAGTCTGGGTGAATGCCGAGAACCTCGAGATGGACCGAGGAATCCTTGGTGACTGGTCAGAAGGGGCCCTTACGATGTGGTATGACACCGTAAACGACTACTGGGGGTTCGCCGCTCGAATCGGTGGGACGATTCGGAAAGTCACCGGCGGGTCGCCGACGGTTGGTGATTGGACCCATCTCGTCGCAGCCTACGACGGAGCCGAACTAAAGATGTACGTGGACGGAACCGAAGTCGACAGCGTGACCGCCAGTGGTGACTTCGAATCGGAGAGTACTATCCAGATGGGAAGCGATACCGGTGATCACAATTATTGGCATGGGCGCGTTGATGAGATGCGAACGTACTCCCTTGGGCTCTCTGCGAACGAGGTACAGGAGCTATACGAGAATCCCGGCTCGGGGGACTTGGGTGATGATGACCACGTCACTGATATCCATCTAACTAACCGACAACTCGCGTTCGCTCCGAGCGCGCCGAGCTACTCGCCTGGGGACGAATGGATCTTCCCGTCCATCATTGAGACCTCAAAGATCGACAATCCACTCGGGAAGTACCACCTCTACTGTGCCCCCCACGGTACACCAGAAACAAAGGATGGAGAAACCGTCGGCATCGCGTTGTTTTATTCAGATACCCTCAACGGGACATGGACTGAATATTCTGGAAACCCGATCATTGATCCGTCGGACTTCAGCGACGCATCCCATATCTCCTCGCCACACGCCCTCTTTGCCGACGAGTACGGCAAAGTGCTTCTCTACGCTCACGGTAGTAACGATAAGACGCGCTGGTGGTACTGCAACGGCGGAAACGGAGCGACCTTTGACTATGGCGGCATCGCCGTTGAGAACTCGATGTACTCGGGGTCTTCGGAGACCTCCTATGCTCGCGTGTACGACTACTCGATCCCGAATCGAGGCAATAACTACACGATGTTCTTCATGGCGAACCAGAGCGGGACGCGTCACATCCGGCTCGCTATCTCGGACGACGGTAAAGACTGGACCGTCGACCCGGACGCAGTCATCACGCCGCAGCCAGAACACGACGGGAACGTGTCTTCACCATTCTTCTTCCGATACAATGGTATGTACTGCTTGGCATTCAACGCCTCCGATGGCAATACGTGGGTCACCGAAGTCGGCCAGGATATCGACCGAGAAAACCACCTTGGAATACTCAACCCCGCGACCGACGGCACACCGGATCACGGACGGTGTGCGTCGCCATTCTTTATTCGGGACGACAACGGTCAGCTGTGGTTCTACTACGAGTCGGGATCACGACTCAACGAGGCTATCGCATTCGCGCAAATGCCAGATTCAGCCGACTCCACCAATTTGTCACTTTTCGAGTTGTCTTAG
- a CDS encoding SDR family NAD(P)-dependent oxidoreductase, whose translation MAAGESCQKAVRXSTVVHLDLASLESVRTFADAVKHRLADDRIDMLVLNAGVQYPNVDQRSDDGFEKTFAVNHLSHYLLARELLPCLAEGGRLVITTSDTHDPGHYPFAPKELDTQALAYPPKGGFGAGVRAYAASKLCNLLTARTFAELDEVKASNIQVVAYNPGFTTDTSLFRNASGFSGTLSQLMTSSPGRLVFRFASRFNPDLYPETPERAXLMTSSPGRLVFRFASRFNPDLYPETPERAGEALAQLTLGRATPPSGSIYASLVRSDITYPDPSELARSHEARDRLWRESSKMVDITE comes from the coding sequence GTGGCAGCGGGCGAGTCGTGCCAGAAGGCAGTACGGNGCAGTACGGTGGTACACCTTGATCTCGCTTCGCTCGAAAGTGTTCGTACCTTTGCGGACGCAGTGAAGCACCGGCTGGCCGACGACCGGATCGACATGCTCGTGCTCAATGCTGGTGTGCAATATCCAAACGTAGATCAGCGTAGTGACGACGGTTTCGAGAAGACGTTCGCAGTCAACCATCTCAGCCACTACCTGTTGGCTCGTGAACTGCTGCCATGCTTGGCAGAAGGTGGACGGTTGGTGATCACTACGAGCGATACACACGATCCGGGACACTATCCCTTTGCACCGAAAGAGCTCGACACGCAGGCGCTAGCGTATCCCCCCAAAGGAGGCTTTGGCGCTGGCGTACGCGCTTACGCGGCATCGAAACTCTGCAATCTCCTGACCGCACGAACTTTCGCCGAACTTGATGAAGTGAAAGCAAGCAATATCCAGGTTGTCGCCTACAACCCGGGTTTCACAACTGATACCTCGCTATTCCGCAATGCGTCCGGTTTTAGCGGGACGCTCTCACAACTGATGACATCTAGTCCTGGGCGTCTGGTGTTTCGCTTTGCCAGTAGGTTCAATCCCGATTTATACCCGGAAACACCAGAACGTGCGGNACTGATGACATCTAGTCCTGGGCGTCTGGTGTTTCGCTTTGCCAGTAGGTTCAATCCCGATTTATACCCGGAAACACCAGAACGTGCGGGAGAGGCTCTGGCTCAATTGACGTTAGGTAGGGCTACCCCGCCGTCCGGAAGCATCTATGCGTCGCTGGTCAGGAGCGACATCACGTATCCTGATCCCTCGGAACTTGCTCGTAGCCATGAGGCGCGTGATCGGTTGTGGCGTGAAAGCTCCAAGATGGTTGATATTACGGAGTAG
- a CDS encoding MarR family winged helix-turn-helix transcriptional regulator, whose protein sequence is MSNKGQRESVLAIYDQSYDTKSIGPYXGKAYRNQIREDLSDIGLYAGQEVLLYLLWKEDGLSQKELAARLEVKPQAISKMLDRMVSEGVVERRSDPNDSRISRVYLTDDGQAHQEPVEEILERAESQMLEGFSPAERSLFRRMLVDICENL, encoded by the coding sequence ATGTCTAATAAGGGTCAGCGCGAATCCGTATTAGCGATCTACGACCAGAGTTATGACACAAAATCGATCGGACCCTATCANGGGAAGGCGTATCGAAATCAAATCCGGGAAGACCTCTCCGACATTGGGTTATACGCCGGCCAGGAGGTTCTTCTCTATTTGTTGTGGAAGGAAGATGGGCTCTCGCAAAAAGAGCTAGCCGCACGGTTGGAAGTCAAACCACAAGCAATCAGTAAAATGCTCGATCGAATGGTATCTGAAGGAGTAGTTGAACGTCGGTCGGACCCCAACGATTCACGAATTTCCCGAGTATACCTCACTGATGATGGTCAGGCACACCAGGAACCCGTCGAAGAGATTTTGGAGCGGGCGGAATCCCAAATGTTGGAGGGGTTTTCTCCTGCAGAAAGGTCGCTTTTCCGTCGAATGCTTGTCGATATCTGTGAAAACCTCTAG
- a CDS encoding transposase, producing the protein MPSTQVSQHEVFQEIASRSYCEWPVYDSTPLYDRSSLGGLEEDVRTVARVWFEHDAHKSVKDFVCRLPLAYVDFRSHDSYSGSTRYEMEQLVRTFLLKELHGWKHESALVEYLDRYSSVRKRLSFESVPDQSTLWRTWHQRFEPELRETIETAARSILIQADRADVPIPRQPPERSSSREQSNSEEPTQQKILDRAEDITEQVSGIVHPAFSLCRGERCEIHENAFWELQTYLGLHEALAANEGARSFLYESDRSRTPLGHNHRAHLRDLSIGRIRDMYRDAVKRIVDRLSETDAFHRAGLVAIDITEEDPFTGDREGHENEIIGTKEKNTEYAYQWATIQLVGNAVPLVLDARPVRKGDSRREIVEDLLDSAQSLLHIDGVLMDREFDSQHLLESVSQRGLTYVVPKRMYSSEKAQAKRLLKRGQDYYTADRKLHLGKNEWHETTFVYKRKENSERTDYGQYAVFLTNAPAGAVREYSYRWEIESGYKSIKRFKAATTSKDFVLRFFYFAFACLLYSIWRAVDLLVQVILTNEYKCSPVVTAQNTLTLLQKRTGVG; encoded by the coding sequence ATGCCATCAACTCAAGTATCTCAACACGAGGTCTTCCAAGAAATCGCGTCGAGATCGTACTGCGAGTGGCCTGTCTACGATTCCACACCGCTGTACGACAGGAGTTCACTTGGTGGGCTTGAAGAAGACGTCCGAACCGTCGCAAGAGTCTGGTTCGAGCATGATGCTCACAAGTCCGTCAAGGATTTCGTGTGCCGTCTTCCGCTGGCGTACGTCGATTTCAGATCGCACGATAGCTACAGCGGATCGACACGCTACGAAATGGAGCAGTTAGTACGCACGTTCCTGCTGAAAGAACTCCACGGCTGGAAGCACGAGAGCGCACTCGTTGAGTATCTCGACCGATATTCGTCGGTTCGAAAGCGCCTCAGCTTCGAGAGCGTGCCCGATCAATCGACACTCTGGCGAACGTGGCACCAGCGTTTCGAACCCGAGCTCAGAGAAACGATCGAAACAGCCGCGAGAAGCATTCTTATTCAGGCAGACAGGGCCGACGTTCCTATTCCTCGCCAGCCACCGGAGCGGTCGTCCTCAAGAGAGCAATCCAACAGTGAGGAACCTACTCAGCAGAAAATTCTTGATCGTGCTGAAGACATTACAGAGCAGGTGAGTGGGATCGTCCACCCAGCGTTCTCACTATGCCGTGGAGAACGGTGCGAGATTCACGAGAACGCATTCTGGGAACTCCAGACCTACCTCGGTCTACACGAGGCCCTTGCGGCTAATGAGGGCGCACGTAGCTTTCTCTACGAATCTGACCGAAGCCGAACGCCGCTTGGACACAATCATCGAGCACATCTGCGCGACCTCTCTATCGGTAGGATTCGTGATATGTACCGGGATGCGGTGAAGCGGATAGTCGACCGATTGAGCGAAACAGATGCGTTTCATCGTGCCGGGTTGGTCGCTATCGACATCACTGAGGAAGACCCATTCACTGGTGACCGAGAGGGCCACGAAAACGAGATCATCGGCACGAAGGAGAAGAACACCGAATACGCCTACCAGTGGGCGACCATCCAGTTGGTCGGCAACGCAGTTCCGTTGGTACTGGACGCCCGGCCAGTCAGAAAGGGCGACAGCCGCCGTGAGATCGTTGAGGACCTGCTGGATAGTGCTCAGAGTTTGCTCCACATCGACGGTGTGCTGATGGATCGAGAGTTCGATAGCCAGCACCTACTCGAATCCGTCTCTCAGCGAGGACTGACCTACGTGGTTCCCAAGCGAATGTATTCCAGCGAGAAGGCACAAGCTAAGCGGCTGCTCAAACGAGGTCAGGATTACTACACTGCCGATCGGAAGCTGCACCTCGGGAAGAACGAGTGGCATGAGACGACGTTCGTCTATAAGCGCAAAGAGAACTCAGAGCGGACGGACTACGGTCAGTACGCGGTGTTCCTGACGAATGCACCAGCAGGAGCGGTTCGCGAGTATTCGTATCGCTGGGAGATCGAGAGCGGCTATAAGAGCATCAAACGGTTCAAGGCTGCGACTACCTCGAAGGATTTCGTACTCCGGTTCTTCTACTTCGCGTTCGCCTGCCTGCTGTATTCGATCTGGCGAGCGGTCGATCTCCTTGTGCAAGTAATCCTCACTAACGAATACAAGTGCTCACCAGTTGTGACGGCACAGAATACGCTGACGTTGCTGCAAAAGCGGACGGGAGTCGGCTAG
- a CDS encoding transposase → MTNNSQSEAYSPKNTHLVGEKPLVSKFLWNEVRELCRLHDHITRVVAGLEFLTERFSDQYSAPSKARFEFEPVLTMFLYMKTLDISQPELHRRLKGTAYLWVRFGLDGVPTQQTISYIWRNRLSFTDRHMIRATAQVIREIAADHGILSDDEPRLDPDKIDSTDVTDDQIMNAVEAARDRGFDEFDSGRADNTTFEDMVFFERQGYLNMADRGTTTRSKGSTKRFERISDRRETPHGDTHLRTMKKTAAPPEQTTLTEYEDGQRPTDWERIRDEVLGPFHCGVETVLEELKENGGIREPVIAAIDITPWPVFTSPYKDDGDVTHGEEPIVADGMEIYPREDYPEMIHGLKERHERGYEMATITIIGEDTPIVLGIEPVRRDSDWESEDAQITPQSCLVERLLKQAKQHVDIHKLFCDRGFDTHSVRDAIDRHDTTYLIPKRKYRAEIRDIEELDREAVSDAGVVRDVPREYDGRVHTGSIMYVPSTKEEGAYAAFTTNRDVPLEQVEGFASQYSQRWEIENEYKTIKKHFLPTVGSMDYRIRFLYFVIGVVMYNVWRLTNLLFRSTVGVHLGERPPIPAGEFTEILAFCIVPGD, encoded by the coding sequence ATGACTAATAACTCACAATCGGAAGCGTACTCACCGAAAAACACCCATCTAGTTGGCGAGAAGCCACTGGTTTCAAAATTCCTCTGGAATGAAGTCCGTGAACTGTGCAGGCTTCATGATCACATCACACGAGTGGTCGCCGGTCTTGAATTCCTAACAGAGAGGTTCTCCGACCAGTATTCTGCTCCTAGCAAAGCGCGATTCGAGTTCGAGCCGGTCCTCACGATGTTCCTCTATATGAAAACACTCGATATCAGCCAACCCGAGTTGCATCGCCGGCTGAAGGGTACAGCGTATCTTTGGGTCCGGTTCGGACTCGATGGAGTACCGACACAGCAGACGATTAGTTACATCTGGCGCAATCGACTTTCGTTCACGGATCGCCACATGATCAGGGCTACCGCACAGGTGATACGAGAAATCGCCGCTGACCACGGTATTCTCTCAGACGACGAGCCGCGTCTTGATCCAGACAAGATAGATTCCACCGACGTTACCGACGACCAGATCATGAACGCTGTTGAAGCAGCACGTGATCGCGGTTTCGACGAGTTCGACAGCGGACGAGCGGACAACACCACGTTCGAAGATATGGTGTTCTTCGAGCGACAGGGGTACCTGAATATGGCCGACCGAGGTACGACGACCCGCTCGAAAGGATCAACCAAACGGTTCGAGCGTATTAGCGATCGCAGGGAGACGCCCCACGGTGACACCCACCTCCGGACGATGAAGAAAACCGCTGCCCCGCCCGAACAGACAACACTCACCGAGTACGAGGACGGGCAGCGGCCGACAGACTGGGAGCGCATTCGCGACGAGGTACTCGGCCCATTCCATTGTGGCGTCGAGACGGTCCTCGAAGAGCTCAAAGAGAACGGTGGCATCCGTGAACCAGTCATCGCCGCTATCGACATTACCCCGTGGCCGGTTTTCACCTCACCCTACAAAGACGATGGAGACGTGACACATGGCGAGGAACCGATAGTGGCCGACGGAATGGAGATCTACCCGCGTGAAGACTACCCGGAGATGATTCACGGGCTGAAAGAGCGTCACGAGCGCGGATACGAGATGGCGACAATCACCATCATCGGGGAGGATACGCCGATCGTCCTCGGTATCGAACCAGTGCGCCGCGATTCCGATTGGGAGTCAGAAGATGCACAGATCACACCGCAGTCCTGTCTCGTCGAGCGATTGCTGAAACAGGCCAAGCAACACGTCGACATCCACAAGCTGTTCTGTGACCGCGGATTCGACACGCATAGTGTAAGAGACGCAATCGATCGTCACGACACGACCTATCTCATCCCGAAGCGAAAATACCGGGCTGAAATCAGGGATATCGAGGAATTGGATCGCGAAGCCGTCAGTGATGCAGGAGTCGTGCGAGACGTACCGCGCGAGTACGATGGTCGAGTCCACACGGGAAGCATCATGTACGTTCCTTCAACGAAAGAAGAGGGTGCCTACGCGGCGTTCACGACGAACCGTGATGTTCCGCTGGAGCAGGTCGAAGGGTTCGCCAGCCAATACTCGCAGCGGTGGGAGATCGAAAACGAGTATAAGACGATCAAAAAGCACTTTCTACCGACGGTGGGCTCGATGGACTACCGAATACGGTTCCTCTACTTCGTGATCGGCGTCGTGATGTACAACGTGTGGCGGCTCACGAATCTCCTGTTTCGTAGCACGGTGGGCGTGCATCTCGGTGAGCGTCCACCGATTCCGGCTGGTGAGTTCACCGAGATCCTGGCATTCTGCATTGTACCGGGTGACTGA
- a CDS encoding DUF1405 domain-containing protein, whose protein sequence is MATRTTNPLPWYLNPIPREIETLALRYTWVIVAINLVGTAFGFWYYLPQFRLEPVVAWPVVPDSPMATLLIALSLTLYKLGRSNEYLNVVAFFGCIKLGLWTPYVLTVFADTFLATVAPPPQIVPLLGSDLAATAMYGFLFVSHLGMVVEAFLIHRYSDFPLGAILVAAGWYGFNDLVDYFVPIVGTPHHTLLPVEPIVGGVVQHVSPAHELAAAGAIVFTLLATVLAEATRRAKQSSHLSNPL, encoded by the coding sequence ATGGCGACACGAACGACTAACCCCCTCCCGTGGTATCTTAATCCGATTCCACGAGAGATCGAGACGCTGGCACTCAGATACACGTGGGTGATCGTCGCGATCAATCTGGTCGGGACAGCATTCGGGTTCTGGTACTACCTGCCACAGTTTCGGCTCGAACCCGTCGTGGCATGGCCGGTCGTCCCTGACAGTCCGATGGCGACGCTATTGATCGCACTCTCACTCACGCTGTACAAACTCGGTCGATCGAACGAATATCTGAATGTGGTGGCTTTTTTCGGGTGTATCAAACTCGGGCTCTGGACGCCATACGTACTGACGGTCTTCGCGGATACGTTTCTCGCGACAGTTGCGCCACCACCACAGATCGTACCGTTGCTGGGCTCGGATCTCGCGGCGACCGCAATGTACGGTTTCCTGTTCGTTTCACACCTAGGCATGGTTGTAGAGGCCTTTCTGATTCATCGGTACAGCGACTTTCCACTCGGTGCGATTCTCGTTGCCGCTGGCTGGTACGGATTCAACGACCTCGTTGATTACTTCGTGCCGATCGTTGGAACTCCACATCATACGCTACTCCCCGTGGAACCAATCGTGGGGGGCGTCGTCCAACATGTTTCGCCAGCTCACGAGCTCGCGGCAGCCGGTGCAATCGTGTTCACACTTCTGGCGACAGTATTAGCAGAAGCGACTCGCCGAGCCAAACAAAGTTCCCATCTATCCAATCCACTATGA